A single genomic interval of Labrus bergylta chromosome 18, fLabBer1.1, whole genome shotgun sequence harbors:
- the asxl2 gene encoding putative Polycomb group protein ASXL2 isoform X2, whose product MLHTNSRGEEGIFYKIPGRMGVYTLKKDIADVAKELSEDGSDESSDNLSDSQSTENSSSAITTEDRRGRWMRRVPAKLQSQPSSPQPRCSSPSVPTSKLISPSQKHSKKALKQALKQQQQRNQRRQGGMPTSSSPRLLLKTIKDMADNITTKTDLCHPVVPRKVTQRSGRLSAGHLRRAKCTIDVETPDSILVNTNLRAIINKHTFSVLPPDCQQRLLKLLPEVDQQACMDGLLKVTSSALNNEFFTSAAQSWKERLAEGEFTPELQLRMRQEIEKEKKVELWKEAFFENYYGENSGLSFEDSKELTKADRHQEFARSHQTRTTAQAPGESKGTKDGRQTDSGASVTAVKDVKPTQELQKTQPAQKESVSTTEPMKTRRSHYAEERRLNTAAQPEPVVATQEAERQTEREAVVTVPEKVLKKEVKEERAELPQSPEIKSSPPKASSELKEDQPASVVKPAEESGKIISEPSGPSEPQKRKSLSEMEGEVTPEKRPRMSSVSSLSSVSSVSPLASSISSPATPTSTTNQRVPPLKIPVSRILPIPVSPSQVSPRTPLSSPGRTGARTLADIKAKAQLARAQRAAAAAVSKGAVPGPGPGGGRGEQPSPSPSPTSPQAPTRLSASDSSSNSQTTPLDSFGQISPSLSQTCFSSRTDDKNKGQSPGSVSAGNQNTSHSTLPTPPSVHTLKGHENPSPAGLLSRTSSCIPANNPLVTQLLQGKEVPLEQILPKPLSKVDVKMSNVPLGSKGKTSHSAEHRTDKPMSHHSDTAGRVGVLSDYPRHHRELPDKDTQEQILQALMQRKVQQGQAYGVMGSQQHQYKPHQLVHAEETPDQSRISIGFLSRKRTPRPAMTGHYLLNVSTYGRGSESRRLQQSAIPNTSVSSLKRESTEGEEAAKDVDLARKVFSPVSGVKTEQQGFSISKFDEAVSFQHCSNVKTEPGLEDSETGAENNSTNATAKDTSSYFLPHRRHLELCNSNQGNSEPYINPLDPNHQLQSAFQTQRTHDNQEPVAASCYGGTISMSVPHTLNHSTAGTDSSVASTEADSGVMSFSVTVTTIPAGRSLDHGNQGEPSPEQSFMEGSNMDDVQSKCYCRLKAMIMCKGCGAFCHDDCIGPSKLCVSCLVVRI is encoded by the exons ATGCTGCACACAAACTCTCGTGGCGAGGAGGGAATTTTCTACAAAATTCCTGGCAGAATGGGGGTCTACACATTAAAG AAGGACATCGCTGATGTCGCAAAGGAGCTGTCTGAGGATGGCTCTGACGAGAGCAGCGACAATCTTTCCGACTCCCAAAGCacagaaaacagcagcagtgcCATCACTacagaggacaggagaggaaggTGGATGCGAAGAG TTCCCGCTAAGCTGCAGTCCCAGCCGTCCTCTCCGCAGCCCCGATGCTCGTCGCCTTCAGTTCCCACCAGCAAACTCATCTCTCCCTCGCAGAAACACAGCAAGAAAGCTTTGAAACAG GCCTTGaagcagcagcaacagagaaACCAGCGCAGACAGGGAGGAATGCCAACCAGCTCCAGTCCCAGGCTGCTTCTGAAAACAATCAAAGATATGGCTGACAATATTACTACAAAGACAG ACTTATGTCACCCTGTTGTCCCAAGGAAGGTAACACAGAGGTCGGGCCGCCTCAGTGCAG GGCATCTGAGACGTGCTAAGTGTACAATAGATGTGGAAACACCAGACTCCATTTTGGTAAACACCAACCTGCGGGCGATCATCAacaagcacacattttcagttCTGCCCCCAGACTGCCAACAGAGGCTGCTCAAACTTCTGCCTGAAGTTGACCAGCAG gcCTGCATGGACGGCCTTCTGAAGGTCACCAGTTCTGCCTTAAACAATGAATTCTTCACATCAGCAGCTCAGTCCTGGAAAGAGAGGCTGGCTGAGG GGGAATTTACTCCTGAGTTGCAGCTACGAATGCGGCAAGAAAttgagaaggaaaagaaagttGAGCTGTGGAAGGAGGCCTTCTTTGAAAACTATTATGGTGAAAA TTCTGGGCTAAGCTTTGAAGATTCCAAAGAGCTGACAAAGGCTGATCGGCATCAGGAATTTGCCAGGTCCCATCAGACAAGGACTACTGCTCAGGCACCAGGGGAATCGAAGGGCACCAAGGACGGCCGACAGACTGATTCTGGTGCTTCTGTAACAGCAGTGAAAGACGTGAAGCCAACACAAGAGCTTCAGAAGACACAGCCTGCTCAGAAAGAATCGGTCTCCACCACCGAGCCCATGAAGACACGGCGCTCACACTACGCTGAGGAGCGCAGgttaaacacagcagcacagcctGAGCCTGTAGTGGCAACACAAGAGGCtgagagacagactgagaggGAAGCTGTAGTCACTGTGCCTGAAAAGGTTCTCAAAAAGGAAGtaaaggaggagagagcagagctCCCCCAGTCACCTGAGATAAAGAGCAGTCCACCAAAGGCTAGTTCAGAGTTAAAAGAGGATCAGCCGGCATCTGTGGTGAAGCCTGCTGAGGAGAGCGGAAAGATCATCTCTGAGCCCAGTGGCCCCTCAGAGCCACAGAAAAGGAAATCTCTCAGTGAAATGGAGGGTGAAGTGACTCCAGAGAAAAGGCCCCGAATGTCCTCAGTTTCCTCATTGTCCTCAGTATCTTCTGTTTCCCCTCTGGCTTCTTCCATATCAAGTCCTGCAACGCCAACTTCTACAACGAACCAGAGGGTTCCACCACTCAAG ATCCCGGTGTCACGAATACTTCCCATTCCCGTGTCACCCAGCCAAGTCTCACCCAGGACTCCTCTCAGCAGCCCGGGTCGCACAGGTGCTCGCACTTTGGCTGACATCAAAGCAAAAGCCCAGCTTGCTCGTGCGCAGCGAGCGGCGGCTGCAGCGGTATCAAAGGGGGCAGTGCCTGGCCCAGGACCAGGGGGTGGCAGGGGTGAGCAGCCATCACCCAGCCCAAGCCCAACATCCCCGCAGGCACCAACCAGGCTATCAGcttctgacagcagcagcaacagtcaGACCACTCCATTGGACTCTTTTGGTCAGATCAGCCCAAGTCTGTCTCAAACGTGTTTTTCAAGCAGAACTGACGATAAAAACAAAGGTCAATCTCCTGGTTCTGTCAGTGCAGGAAATCAGAATACTTCACACTCAACACTACCCACTCCTCCATCTGTGCACACTCTGAAGGGACACGAAAACCCTTCACCTGCTGGACTGTTAAGCAGGACCAGCTCCTGCATCCCTGCCAACAACCCCCTGGTTACACAGCTTCTGCAGGGTAAAGAGGTTCCTTTGGAGCAGATCCTCCCAAAACCGCTATCCAAGGTGGACGTAAAGATGTCAAATGTTCCCCTGGGTAGTAAGGGGAAGACTTCACACTCTGCTGAGCACAGGACTGACAAGCCAATGTCCCATCATTCAGATACAGCAGGAAGAGTGGGAGTTTTGTCTGACTACCCAAGACATCACAGAGAACTTCCTGATAAGGATACCCAGGAGCAGATCCTGCAGGCCCTGATGCAGAGGAAAGTCCAGCAGGGCCAAGCTTATGGAGTTATGGGGTCTCAGCAACATCAGTACAAACCCCATCAGCTGGTGCATGCAGAAGAGACTCCGGACCAGTCCAGGATTTCCATAGGATTTCTCAGTCGTAAAAGGACGCCAAGGCCTGCGATGACAGGACACTACCTGCTCAACGTGTCCACGTACGGCCGAGGATCAGAGAGCAGGAGACTGCAGCAGTCTGCCATCCCTAACACGTCAGTGTCCAGTTTAAAAAGGGAAAGCACAGAAGGAGAAGAGGCGGCTAAAGACGTAGATCTGGCCAGGAAAgttttctctcctgtttctgGGGtcaaaacagagcagcagggaTTCTCAATAAGCAAATTTGACGAAGCTGTGAGTTTTCAGCATTGCTCCAATGTGAAGACTGAGCCTGGATTAGAGGACAGTGAAACTGgtgcagaaaacaacagcacCAATGCAACAGCCAAAGACACCAGCTCTTACTTTCTGCCACACCGAAGGCATCTTGAACTCTGCAATAGTAATCAAGGAAACTCCGAGCCATATATTAACCCATTAGACCCAAATCACCAGCTGCAGTCTGCCTTTCAAACCCAGAGAACGCACGATAATCAGGAACCCGTGGCAGCATCTTGCTACGGTGGCACTATCAGCATGTCTGTACCTCACACTTTGAACCACAGTACTGCGGGCACCGACTCTTCTGTGGCCTCAACAGAGGCTGACAGTGGTGTCATGTCTTTCTCAGTTACTGTCACCACCATCCCTGCAGGTCGCTCTTTAGACCATGGCAACCAGGGCGAGCCCTCCCCTGAGCAGTCGTTCATGGAGGGCTCCAACATGGACGATGTGCAGTCTAAATGCTACTGCCGACTGAAGGCGATGATCATGTGCAAAGGCTGTGGAGCCTTTTGCCATGATGACTGCATTGGCCCCTCCAAACTGTGTGTGTCATGTTTGGTTGTACGAATTTGA
- the asxl2 gene encoding putative Polycomb group protein ASXL2 isoform X1: MRERQRKKKGRTWAEAAKTVLEKYPNTPMSHKEILQVIQREKLKEISGTSPLACLNAMLHTNSRGEEGIFYKIPGRMGVYTLKKDIADVAKELSEDGSDESSDNLSDSQSTENSSSAITTEDRRGRWMRRVPAKLQSQPSSPQPRCSSPSVPTSKLISPSQKHSKKALKQALKQQQQRNQRRQGGMPTSSSPRLLLKTIKDMADNITTKTDLCHPVVPRKVTQRSGRLSAGHLRRAKCTIDVETPDSILVNTNLRAIINKHTFSVLPPDCQQRLLKLLPEVDQQACMDGLLKVTSSALNNEFFTSAAQSWKERLAEGEFTPELQLRMRQEIEKEKKVELWKEAFFENYYGENSGLSFEDSKELTKADRHQEFARSHQTRTTAQAPGESKGTKDGRQTDSGASVTAVKDVKPTQELQKTQPAQKESVSTTEPMKTRRSHYAEERRLNTAAQPEPVVATQEAERQTEREAVVTVPEKVLKKEVKEERAELPQSPEIKSSPPKASSELKEDQPASVVKPAEESGKIISEPSGPSEPQKRKSLSEMEGEVTPEKRPRMSSVSSLSSVSSVSPLASSISSPATPTSTTNQRVPPLKIPVSRILPIPVSPSQVSPRTPLSSPGRTGARTLADIKAKAQLARAQRAAAAAVSKGAVPGPGPGGGRGEQPSPSPSPTSPQAPTRLSASDSSSNSQTTPLDSFGQISPSLSQTCFSSRTDDKNKGQSPGSVSAGNQNTSHSTLPTPPSVHTLKGHENPSPAGLLSRTSSCIPANNPLVTQLLQGKEVPLEQILPKPLSKVDVKMSNVPLGSKGKTSHSAEHRTDKPMSHHSDTAGRVGVLSDYPRHHRELPDKDTQEQILQALMQRKVQQGQAYGVMGSQQHQYKPHQLVHAEETPDQSRISIGFLSRKRTPRPAMTGHYLLNVSTYGRGSESRRLQQSAIPNTSVSSLKRESTEGEEAAKDVDLARKVFSPVSGVKTEQQGFSISKFDEAVSFQHCSNVKTEPGLEDSETGAENNSTNATAKDTSSYFLPHRRHLELCNSNQGNSEPYINPLDPNHQLQSAFQTQRTHDNQEPVAASCYGGTISMSVPHTLNHSTAGTDSSVASTEADSGVMSFSVTVTTIPAGRSLDHGNQGEPSPEQSFMEGSNMDDVQSKCYCRLKAMIMCKGCGAFCHDDCIGPSKLCVSCLVVRI; encoded by the exons atgagggagagacagaggaagaagaaggggaGGACGTGGGCGGAAGCTGCTAAAACg GTTTTGGAGAAATACCCTAATACACCTATGAGCCATAAAGAGATCTTGCAGGTGATCCAAAGAGAGAAGCTTAAGGAAAtaag TGGAACCTCGCCGCTGGCATGTCTAAATGCAATGCTGCACACAAACTCTCGTGGCGAGGAGGGAATTTTCTACAAAATTCCTGGCAGAATGGGGGTCTACACATTAAAG AAGGACATCGCTGATGTCGCAAAGGAGCTGTCTGAGGATGGCTCTGACGAGAGCAGCGACAATCTTTCCGACTCCCAAAGCacagaaaacagcagcagtgcCATCACTacagaggacaggagaggaaggTGGATGCGAAGAG TTCCCGCTAAGCTGCAGTCCCAGCCGTCCTCTCCGCAGCCCCGATGCTCGTCGCCTTCAGTTCCCACCAGCAAACTCATCTCTCCCTCGCAGAAACACAGCAAGAAAGCTTTGAAACAG GCCTTGaagcagcagcaacagagaaACCAGCGCAGACAGGGAGGAATGCCAACCAGCTCCAGTCCCAGGCTGCTTCTGAAAACAATCAAAGATATGGCTGACAATATTACTACAAAGACAG ACTTATGTCACCCTGTTGTCCCAAGGAAGGTAACACAGAGGTCGGGCCGCCTCAGTGCAG GGCATCTGAGACGTGCTAAGTGTACAATAGATGTGGAAACACCAGACTCCATTTTGGTAAACACCAACCTGCGGGCGATCATCAacaagcacacattttcagttCTGCCCCCAGACTGCCAACAGAGGCTGCTCAAACTTCTGCCTGAAGTTGACCAGCAG gcCTGCATGGACGGCCTTCTGAAGGTCACCAGTTCTGCCTTAAACAATGAATTCTTCACATCAGCAGCTCAGTCCTGGAAAGAGAGGCTGGCTGAGG GGGAATTTACTCCTGAGTTGCAGCTACGAATGCGGCAAGAAAttgagaaggaaaagaaagttGAGCTGTGGAAGGAGGCCTTCTTTGAAAACTATTATGGTGAAAA TTCTGGGCTAAGCTTTGAAGATTCCAAAGAGCTGACAAAGGCTGATCGGCATCAGGAATTTGCCAGGTCCCATCAGACAAGGACTACTGCTCAGGCACCAGGGGAATCGAAGGGCACCAAGGACGGCCGACAGACTGATTCTGGTGCTTCTGTAACAGCAGTGAAAGACGTGAAGCCAACACAAGAGCTTCAGAAGACACAGCCTGCTCAGAAAGAATCGGTCTCCACCACCGAGCCCATGAAGACACGGCGCTCACACTACGCTGAGGAGCGCAGgttaaacacagcagcacagcctGAGCCTGTAGTGGCAACACAAGAGGCtgagagacagactgagaggGAAGCTGTAGTCACTGTGCCTGAAAAGGTTCTCAAAAAGGAAGtaaaggaggagagagcagagctCCCCCAGTCACCTGAGATAAAGAGCAGTCCACCAAAGGCTAGTTCAGAGTTAAAAGAGGATCAGCCGGCATCTGTGGTGAAGCCTGCTGAGGAGAGCGGAAAGATCATCTCTGAGCCCAGTGGCCCCTCAGAGCCACAGAAAAGGAAATCTCTCAGTGAAATGGAGGGTGAAGTGACTCCAGAGAAAAGGCCCCGAATGTCCTCAGTTTCCTCATTGTCCTCAGTATCTTCTGTTTCCCCTCTGGCTTCTTCCATATCAAGTCCTGCAACGCCAACTTCTACAACGAACCAGAGGGTTCCACCACTCAAG ATCCCGGTGTCACGAATACTTCCCATTCCCGTGTCACCCAGCCAAGTCTCACCCAGGACTCCTCTCAGCAGCCCGGGTCGCACAGGTGCTCGCACTTTGGCTGACATCAAAGCAAAAGCCCAGCTTGCTCGTGCGCAGCGAGCGGCGGCTGCAGCGGTATCAAAGGGGGCAGTGCCTGGCCCAGGACCAGGGGGTGGCAGGGGTGAGCAGCCATCACCCAGCCCAAGCCCAACATCCCCGCAGGCACCAACCAGGCTATCAGcttctgacagcagcagcaacagtcaGACCACTCCATTGGACTCTTTTGGTCAGATCAGCCCAAGTCTGTCTCAAACGTGTTTTTCAAGCAGAACTGACGATAAAAACAAAGGTCAATCTCCTGGTTCTGTCAGTGCAGGAAATCAGAATACTTCACACTCAACACTACCCACTCCTCCATCTGTGCACACTCTGAAGGGACACGAAAACCCTTCACCTGCTGGACTGTTAAGCAGGACCAGCTCCTGCATCCCTGCCAACAACCCCCTGGTTACACAGCTTCTGCAGGGTAAAGAGGTTCCTTTGGAGCAGATCCTCCCAAAACCGCTATCCAAGGTGGACGTAAAGATGTCAAATGTTCCCCTGGGTAGTAAGGGGAAGACTTCACACTCTGCTGAGCACAGGACTGACAAGCCAATGTCCCATCATTCAGATACAGCAGGAAGAGTGGGAGTTTTGTCTGACTACCCAAGACATCACAGAGAACTTCCTGATAAGGATACCCAGGAGCAGATCCTGCAGGCCCTGATGCAGAGGAAAGTCCAGCAGGGCCAAGCTTATGGAGTTATGGGGTCTCAGCAACATCAGTACAAACCCCATCAGCTGGTGCATGCAGAAGAGACTCCGGACCAGTCCAGGATTTCCATAGGATTTCTCAGTCGTAAAAGGACGCCAAGGCCTGCGATGACAGGACACTACCTGCTCAACGTGTCCACGTACGGCCGAGGATCAGAGAGCAGGAGACTGCAGCAGTCTGCCATCCCTAACACGTCAGTGTCCAGTTTAAAAAGGGAAAGCACAGAAGGAGAAGAGGCGGCTAAAGACGTAGATCTGGCCAGGAAAgttttctctcctgtttctgGGGtcaaaacagagcagcagggaTTCTCAATAAGCAAATTTGACGAAGCTGTGAGTTTTCAGCATTGCTCCAATGTGAAGACTGAGCCTGGATTAGAGGACAGTGAAACTGgtgcagaaaacaacagcacCAATGCAACAGCCAAAGACACCAGCTCTTACTTTCTGCCACACCGAAGGCATCTTGAACTCTGCAATAGTAATCAAGGAAACTCCGAGCCATATATTAACCCATTAGACCCAAATCACCAGCTGCAGTCTGCCTTTCAAACCCAGAGAACGCACGATAATCAGGAACCCGTGGCAGCATCTTGCTACGGTGGCACTATCAGCATGTCTGTACCTCACACTTTGAACCACAGTACTGCGGGCACCGACTCTTCTGTGGCCTCAACAGAGGCTGACAGTGGTGTCATGTCTTTCTCAGTTACTGTCACCACCATCCCTGCAGGTCGCTCTTTAGACCATGGCAACCAGGGCGAGCCCTCCCCTGAGCAGTCGTTCATGGAGGGCTCCAACATGGACGATGTGCAGTCTAAATGCTACTGCCGACTGAAGGCGATGATCATGTGCAAAGGCTGTGGAGCCTTTTGCCATGATGACTGCATTGGCCCCTCCAAACTGTGTGTGTCATGTTTGGTTGTACGAATTTGA
- the asxl2 gene encoding putative Polycomb group protein ASXL2 isoform X3, which translates to MIATVPAKLQSQPSSPQPRCSSPSVPTSKLISPSQKHSKKALKQALKQQQQRNQRRQGGMPTSSSPRLLLKTIKDMADNITTKTDLCHPVVPRKVTQRSGRLSAGHLRRAKCTIDVETPDSILVNTNLRAIINKHTFSVLPPDCQQRLLKLLPEVDQQACMDGLLKVTSSALNNEFFTSAAQSWKERLAEGEFTPELQLRMRQEIEKEKKVELWKEAFFENYYGENSGLSFEDSKELTKADRHQEFARSHQTRTTAQAPGESKGTKDGRQTDSGASVTAVKDVKPTQELQKTQPAQKESVSTTEPMKTRRSHYAEERRLNTAAQPEPVVATQEAERQTEREAVVTVPEKVLKKEVKEERAELPQSPEIKSSPPKASSELKEDQPASVVKPAEESGKIISEPSGPSEPQKRKSLSEMEGEVTPEKRPRMSSVSSLSSVSSVSPLASSISSPATPTSTTNQRVPPLKIPVSRILPIPVSPSQVSPRTPLSSPGRTGARTLADIKAKAQLARAQRAAAAAVSKGAVPGPGPGGGRGEQPSPSPSPTSPQAPTRLSASDSSSNSQTTPLDSFGQISPSLSQTCFSSRTDDKNKGQSPGSVSAGNQNTSHSTLPTPPSVHTLKGHENPSPAGLLSRTSSCIPANNPLVTQLLQGKEVPLEQILPKPLSKVDVKMSNVPLGSKGKTSHSAEHRTDKPMSHHSDTAGRVGVLSDYPRHHRELPDKDTQEQILQALMQRKVQQGQAYGVMGSQQHQYKPHQLVHAEETPDQSRISIGFLSRKRTPRPAMTGHYLLNVSTYGRGSESRRLQQSAIPNTSVSSLKRESTEGEEAAKDVDLARKVFSPVSGVKTEQQGFSISKFDEAVSFQHCSNVKTEPGLEDSETGAENNSTNATAKDTSSYFLPHRRHLELCNSNQGNSEPYINPLDPNHQLQSAFQTQRTHDNQEPVAASCYGGTISMSVPHTLNHSTAGTDSSVASTEADSGVMSFSVTVTTIPAGRSLDHGNQGEPSPEQSFMEGSNMDDVQSKCYCRLKAMIMCKGCGAFCHDDCIGPSKLCVSCLVVRI; encoded by the exons ATGATAGCAACAG TTCCCGCTAAGCTGCAGTCCCAGCCGTCCTCTCCGCAGCCCCGATGCTCGTCGCCTTCAGTTCCCACCAGCAAACTCATCTCTCCCTCGCAGAAACACAGCAAGAAAGCTTTGAAACAG GCCTTGaagcagcagcaacagagaaACCAGCGCAGACAGGGAGGAATGCCAACCAGCTCCAGTCCCAGGCTGCTTCTGAAAACAATCAAAGATATGGCTGACAATATTACTACAAAGACAG ACTTATGTCACCCTGTTGTCCCAAGGAAGGTAACACAGAGGTCGGGCCGCCTCAGTGCAG GGCATCTGAGACGTGCTAAGTGTACAATAGATGTGGAAACACCAGACTCCATTTTGGTAAACACCAACCTGCGGGCGATCATCAacaagcacacattttcagttCTGCCCCCAGACTGCCAACAGAGGCTGCTCAAACTTCTGCCTGAAGTTGACCAGCAG gcCTGCATGGACGGCCTTCTGAAGGTCACCAGTTCTGCCTTAAACAATGAATTCTTCACATCAGCAGCTCAGTCCTGGAAAGAGAGGCTGGCTGAGG GGGAATTTACTCCTGAGTTGCAGCTACGAATGCGGCAAGAAAttgagaaggaaaagaaagttGAGCTGTGGAAGGAGGCCTTCTTTGAAAACTATTATGGTGAAAA TTCTGGGCTAAGCTTTGAAGATTCCAAAGAGCTGACAAAGGCTGATCGGCATCAGGAATTTGCCAGGTCCCATCAGACAAGGACTACTGCTCAGGCACCAGGGGAATCGAAGGGCACCAAGGACGGCCGACAGACTGATTCTGGTGCTTCTGTAACAGCAGTGAAAGACGTGAAGCCAACACAAGAGCTTCAGAAGACACAGCCTGCTCAGAAAGAATCGGTCTCCACCACCGAGCCCATGAAGACACGGCGCTCACACTACGCTGAGGAGCGCAGgttaaacacagcagcacagcctGAGCCTGTAGTGGCAACACAAGAGGCtgagagacagactgagaggGAAGCTGTAGTCACTGTGCCTGAAAAGGTTCTCAAAAAGGAAGtaaaggaggagagagcagagctCCCCCAGTCACCTGAGATAAAGAGCAGTCCACCAAAGGCTAGTTCAGAGTTAAAAGAGGATCAGCCGGCATCTGTGGTGAAGCCTGCTGAGGAGAGCGGAAAGATCATCTCTGAGCCCAGTGGCCCCTCAGAGCCACAGAAAAGGAAATCTCTCAGTGAAATGGAGGGTGAAGTGACTCCAGAGAAAAGGCCCCGAATGTCCTCAGTTTCCTCATTGTCCTCAGTATCTTCTGTTTCCCCTCTGGCTTCTTCCATATCAAGTCCTGCAACGCCAACTTCTACAACGAACCAGAGGGTTCCACCACTCAAG ATCCCGGTGTCACGAATACTTCCCATTCCCGTGTCACCCAGCCAAGTCTCACCCAGGACTCCTCTCAGCAGCCCGGGTCGCACAGGTGCTCGCACTTTGGCTGACATCAAAGCAAAAGCCCAGCTTGCTCGTGCGCAGCGAGCGGCGGCTGCAGCGGTATCAAAGGGGGCAGTGCCTGGCCCAGGACCAGGGGGTGGCAGGGGTGAGCAGCCATCACCCAGCCCAAGCCCAACATCCCCGCAGGCACCAACCAGGCTATCAGcttctgacagcagcagcaacagtcaGACCACTCCATTGGACTCTTTTGGTCAGATCAGCCCAAGTCTGTCTCAAACGTGTTTTTCAAGCAGAACTGACGATAAAAACAAAGGTCAATCTCCTGGTTCTGTCAGTGCAGGAAATCAGAATACTTCACACTCAACACTACCCACTCCTCCATCTGTGCACACTCTGAAGGGACACGAAAACCCTTCACCTGCTGGACTGTTAAGCAGGACCAGCTCCTGCATCCCTGCCAACAACCCCCTGGTTACACAGCTTCTGCAGGGTAAAGAGGTTCCTTTGGAGCAGATCCTCCCAAAACCGCTATCCAAGGTGGACGTAAAGATGTCAAATGTTCCCCTGGGTAGTAAGGGGAAGACTTCACACTCTGCTGAGCACAGGACTGACAAGCCAATGTCCCATCATTCAGATACAGCAGGAAGAGTGGGAGTTTTGTCTGACTACCCAAGACATCACAGAGAACTTCCTGATAAGGATACCCAGGAGCAGATCCTGCAGGCCCTGATGCAGAGGAAAGTCCAGCAGGGCCAAGCTTATGGAGTTATGGGGTCTCAGCAACATCAGTACAAACCCCATCAGCTGGTGCATGCAGAAGAGACTCCGGACCAGTCCAGGATTTCCATAGGATTTCTCAGTCGTAAAAGGACGCCAAGGCCTGCGATGACAGGACACTACCTGCTCAACGTGTCCACGTACGGCCGAGGATCAGAGAGCAGGAGACTGCAGCAGTCTGCCATCCCTAACACGTCAGTGTCCAGTTTAAAAAGGGAAAGCACAGAAGGAGAAGAGGCGGCTAAAGACGTAGATCTGGCCAGGAAAgttttctctcctgtttctgGGGtcaaaacagagcagcagggaTTCTCAATAAGCAAATTTGACGAAGCTGTGAGTTTTCAGCATTGCTCCAATGTGAAGACTGAGCCTGGATTAGAGGACAGTGAAACTGgtgcagaaaacaacagcacCAATGCAACAGCCAAAGACACCAGCTCTTACTTTCTGCCACACCGAAGGCATCTTGAACTCTGCAATAGTAATCAAGGAAACTCCGAGCCATATATTAACCCATTAGACCCAAATCACCAGCTGCAGTCTGCCTTTCAAACCCAGAGAACGCACGATAATCAGGAACCCGTGGCAGCATCTTGCTACGGTGGCACTATCAGCATGTCTGTACCTCACACTTTGAACCACAGTACTGCGGGCACCGACTCTTCTGTGGCCTCAACAGAGGCTGACAGTGGTGTCATGTCTTTCTCAGTTACTGTCACCACCATCCCTGCAGGTCGCTCTTTAGACCATGGCAACCAGGGCGAGCCCTCCCCTGAGCAGTCGTTCATGGAGGGCTCCAACATGGACGATGTGCAGTCTAAATGCTACTGCCGACTGAAGGCGATGATCATGTGCAAAGGCTGTGGAGCCTTTTGCCATGATGACTGCATTGGCCCCTCCAAACTGTGTGTGTCATGTTTGGTTGTACGAATTTGA